In a genomic window of Thermosynechococcus sp. CL-1:
- the psbP gene encoding photosystem II reaction center PsbP → MIQRFFATALAILVVLLGGCSATSGLQAYVDSYDGYEFLYPRGWVQVQVDDPVDVVFHDIIETTENVSVVVNTVSSTKSLEELGSPEEVGDRLLRNIIAPTESGRSSALISASSQKADDKTYYILEYAVTLPGDGDNAQQRHNLSSIAVSRGKVYTLSVSAPEERWPKVEDQFKTIVSSFTVY, encoded by the coding sequence ATGATTCAACGGTTTTTTGCCACAGCGTTGGCGATTCTTGTGGTGCTGCTGGGAGGGTGTTCGGCCACCAGTGGGCTACAGGCCTATGTGGATAGCTACGATGGCTATGAGTTTCTCTACCCCCGCGGTTGGGTACAAGTACAGGTGGATGACCCCGTGGATGTGGTCTTTCACGACATTATCGAGACGACAGAAAACGTCAGTGTGGTCGTGAATACGGTTTCCAGCACAAAGTCTCTTGAGGAATTGGGGTCACCAGAGGAGGTGGGCGATCGCCTGCTGCGCAATATCATTGCCCCAACTGAAAGCGGGCGCAGTTCTGCCCTGATTTCCGCTAGCTCCCAAAAGGCAGATGATAAGACCTACTACATTCTGGAGTATGCCGTCACTCTGCCGGGGGATGGGGACAATGCTCAGCAGCGACACAATTTATCGAGTATTGCTGTGAGCCGAGGAAAGGTCTATACCTTGAGTGTGTCAGCTCCCGAGGAGCGCTGGCCAAAGGTAGAAGACCAATTTAAGACCATCGTGTCCTCGTTTACCGTATATTAA